In Mustela nigripes isolate SB6536 chromosome 2, MUSNIG.SB6536, whole genome shotgun sequence, a single window of DNA contains:
- the ALAS1 gene encoding 5-aminolevulinate synthase, non-specific, mitochondrial has translation METVVRRCPFLSRVPQAFLQKAGKSLLFYAQNCPKMMEFGAKPATRALSTSAVHCQQVKETPPANEKDKTAKAEVQQAADGSQQTPHGTQFPSGHPSLATSQGTASKCPFLAAQMSQKGSSVFRKASLELQEDVQEMHAVRKEVAQTSVNPSVIRVKADEGEPGGLLKNFQDIMRKQRPERVSHLLQDNLPKSVSTFQYDHFFEKKIEEKKNDHTYRVFKTVNRRAHIFPMADDYSDSLITKKQVSVWCSNDYLGMSRHPRVCGAVMDTLKQHGAGAGGTRNISGTSKFHVDLEQELADLHGKDAALLFSSCFVANDSTLFTLARMMPGCEIYSDSGNHASMIQGIRNSRVPKYIFRHNDVSHLRELLQRSDPSVPKIVAFETVHSMDGAVCPLEELCDVAHEFGAITFVDEVHAVGLYGARGGGIGDRDGVMPKMDIISGTLGKAFGCVGGYIASTSSLIDTVRSYAAGFIFTTSLPPMLLAGALESVRILKSAEGRALRRQHQRNVKLMRQMLMDAGLPVVHCPSHIIPVRVADAAKNTEVCDELMSRHNIYVQAINYPTVPRGEELLRIAPTPHHTPQMMNYFLENLLATWKRVGLELKPHSSAECNFCRRPLHFEVMSEREKSYFSGMSKLVSAQA, from the exons ATGGAGACTGTTGTTCGCCGCTGCCCATTCTTATCCCGAGTGCCTCAGGCTTTTCTGCAGAAGGCAGGAAAATCTCTGTTGTTCTATGCCCAAAACTGCCCTAAGATGATGGAATTTGGGGCCAAACCAGCCACTCGGGCCCTGTCCACTTCAGCAGTACACTGCCAGCAGGTCAAGGAAACCCCTCCAGCTAATGAGA AGGACAAAACTGCCAAAGCTGAGGTTCAGCAGGCTGCCGATGGATcccagcagactccacatggCACGCAGTTTCCGTCTGGACATCCCTCCCTTGCTACGAGCCAGGGCACTGCAAGCAAATGCCCTTTCCTGGCAGCCCAGATGAGCCAGAAGGGCAGCAGTGTCTTCCGCAAAGCCAGTCTCGAGCTTCAGGAGGATGTGCAGGAAATGCATGCCGTGAGAAAAG AGGTTGCCCAGACCTCAGTGAACCCCAGTGTAATTCGTGTAAAGGCTGACGAAGGGGAGCCAGGTGGATTGCTGAAGAACTTCCAGGATATCATGAGAAAGCAAAGACCAGAAAGAGTGTCCCATCTTCTTCAAGATAACTTGCCAAAAT ctGTTTCAACTTTTCAATATGATCAtttctttgagaagaaaattgaagagaaaaaaaatgaccataCCTATCGAGTTTTTAAAACTGTGAACCGGAGAGCTCACATTTTCCCCATGGCAGATGACTATTCGGACTCCCTGATCACCAAAAAGCAGGTGTCAGTCTGGTGTAGCAATGACTACCTAGGAATGAGTCGTCATCCACGAGTATGCGGGGCAGTCAT ggacACTTTGAAACAGCATGGTGCTGGAGCAGGTGGTACTAGAAATATTTCTGGAACCAGTAAATTCCACGTGGACCTGGAGCAGGAGCTGGCTGATTTGCATGGCAAAGATGCAGCACTCTTGTTTTCCTCGTGCTTTGTGGCCAACGACTCAACCCTCTTCACTCTGGCTAGGATGATGCCAG GCTGTGAGATTTACTCTGATTCTGGGAACCATGCCTCCATGATCCAAGGGATTCGAAACAGCCGGGTGCCAAAGTACATCTTCCGCCACAATGACGTCAGCCACCTCAGAGAGCTGCTGCAAAGATCTGACCCTTCGGTCCCCAAGATTGTCGCATTTGAAACCGTCCACTCCATGGATG GAGCAGTGTGCCCGCTGGAAGAACTGTGTGATGTGGCGCATGAGTTTGGAGCAATCACCTTCGTGGATGAGGTCCACGCAGTGGGACTATACGGGGCTCGAGGCGGAGGGATTGGCGATCGGGATGGAGTTATGCCTAAAATGGACATCATTTCTGGAACGCTTG GCAAAGCCTTTGGCTGTGTCGGAGGGTACATCGCCAGCACAAGTTCTCTGATCGACACCGTACGGTCCTATGCGGCCGGCTTCATCTTCACCACCTCTCTGCCGCCCATGCTGCTGGCCGGAGCCCTGGAGTCCGTGCGGATCCTCAAGAGCGCCGAGGGGCGGGCACTTCGCCGCCAGCACCAGCGCAATGTCAAGCTCATGAGACAGATGCTCATGGACGCAGGCCTCCCGGTCGTCCACTGCCCCAGTCACATCATCCCTGTCAGG GTTGCAGATGCCGCTAAAAACACTGAAGTCTGTGACGAGCTAATGAGCAGACATAACATCTACGTCCAAGCCATCAACTACCCCACGGTGCCCCGGGGGGAGGAGCTCCTGCGGAttgcccccactccccaccataCACCGCAGATGATGAACTACTTCCTCG AGAACCTGCTGGCCACGTGGAAGCGagtggggctggaactcaagCCACATTCCTCAGCCGAGTGCAACTTCTGCAGGAGGCCGCTGCATTTCGAAGtgatgagtgagagagagaaatcttacTTCTCCGGCATGAGCAAGCTGGTGTCTGCCCAGGCCTGA